One window of Candidatus Nitrospira kreftii genomic DNA carries:
- a CDS encoding hypothetical protein (conserved exported protein of unknown function): protein MMLRYVGLIVFFVGSLNLFCPSLAGAASSRTTSGYDTGRFALAYAQALAQSQFDTWAAADLGCLTHTRAAAGGKSPKLTAEMARRCWDETVRSHTTMVAQHPESGVFNARGSGVSLGLLHDRHRATENWKEYPLAIFVSPPIVQTDQAPVPQMTAVRTSPEQRFALSNINEGSLVSVPGYAVDIKIVYPDPLTAPLALRPEEIWWGNGSQRQFGPVHEVVARYIVVTGLRKLGFPTDRAVMNEGLLAGPLIATTHYGLRPDNGRKFQQADSTPGLLKGELVPGSARWWNHTTAEPFMQAALNRAAHLTAVERTGLLTRLLLIDPEHADTHSLRGDDGYQAVLQQGITKGGLAAQDKAALQRITELYWTIQAQTWRQEVTAVSEGYEPAADALYRALASYESVVRQNHATLEQRRRLGMLTRWNNDPTGALGIHEALLHDTTSGTTEYERILAEIAWDRIQFVSWNRRYDHPWLQQALAEAEEAGELLTQPYDRLHAHYAQVAVESLSVPRHLDQFRDRMRKIKQDLVLIPGVKGLHEQLVANDLVKSLSPETAAIVLPSPSRSPEVLDVAVHANPPKQDILWQWNFDQDQPGYLPTGFVQMGWNDEDASVWQVQAVHEATGEMQRVVCSSACPTPDCVRLLVAEHVRSTYPDVTVQVRAPNQANQSELGIAIAVTDPDNYYAITLQPETGAVTTRRVINGRVTVLGQVTAKLAPKPWHTMRVQRINFLHLDKGRLAVYVDGAQVAAVEDTVLPQEGRVGLIASGPSAAQFDGLHVLDLVSNRTFSKPAAY, encoded by the coding sequence ATGATGCTACGATACGTGGGACTCATCGTTTTTTTCGTAGGCTCTCTCAACCTGTTCTGTCCGTCGCTCGCTGGCGCCGCATCCTCCCGGACGACATCCGGATATGACACCGGTCGTTTTGCGCTAGCGTATGCCCAGGCGCTGGCTCAGTCCCAGTTTGATACATGGGCTGCGGCAGATTTGGGATGCCTGACCCATACACGGGCAGCTGCTGGAGGCAAGTCGCCGAAACTGACAGCGGAGATGGCCCGGCGTTGTTGGGACGAGACCGTGCGGAGCCATACCACCATGGTCGCGCAGCATCCCGAATCCGGTGTCTTCAACGCTAGAGGGTCTGGGGTGAGCCTTGGCCTCCTACACGACCGACACCGCGCCACCGAAAACTGGAAGGAATACCCGCTGGCGATTTTCGTGTCTCCTCCCATTGTGCAGACTGACCAGGCTCCGGTCCCCCAGATGACTGCCGTGCGGACCAGTCCAGAACAACGATTCGCCCTGTCCAACATCAACGAAGGTTCGCTGGTTTCGGTACCCGGGTATGCCGTGGATATCAAGATCGTCTACCCGGATCCTCTCACGGCTCCGCTTGCGCTCAGACCGGAGGAAATCTGGTGGGGAAACGGATCGCAACGTCAGTTCGGGCCAGTGCACGAGGTCGTCGCTCGGTACATCGTGGTGACCGGTCTGCGCAAGCTCGGGTTTCCCACCGACCGGGCGGTCATGAACGAAGGTCTTCTCGCTGGACCGTTGATTGCGACGACTCACTACGGACTGCGACCTGACAACGGTCGGAAGTTCCAACAAGCTGATTCGACTCCAGGCCTCTTAAAAGGGGAACTCGTTCCAGGCTCAGCACGGTGGTGGAATCATACTACCGCAGAGCCTTTCATGCAGGCAGCTTTGAATCGAGCCGCCCATCTCACGGCTGTGGAACGTACAGGATTACTGACCCGGCTCTTGTTGATCGATCCCGAACATGCAGACACCCACAGCCTGCGTGGAGACGACGGGTACCAGGCTGTTCTACAACAGGGCATTACGAAGGGAGGCCTCGCGGCCCAAGACAAAGCAGCCCTGCAGCGAATCACTGAACTCTACTGGACCATTCAAGCACAGACCTGGAGGCAAGAGGTCACAGCCGTTTCGGAAGGGTACGAGCCAGCCGCTGATGCCCTATATCGTGCACTGGCGTCCTACGAGTCCGTAGTCAGACAGAATCATGCCACACTGGAGCAGCGCAGGCGCCTTGGTATGTTGACTCGATGGAACAATGATCCGACCGGTGCCCTTGGTATTCATGAGGCGTTGCTGCACGACACCACCTCAGGCACCACCGAGTACGAGAGGATCTTGGCGGAAATCGCATGGGATCGGATCCAGTTTGTCTCGTGGAACCGACGCTACGATCATCCCTGGTTGCAACAAGCCCTGGCCGAAGCTGAGGAGGCCGGTGAGTTGTTGACGCAGCCATACGACAGGCTCCATGCGCACTATGCACAGGTTGCGGTGGAATCCCTCTCGGTGCCGCGCCATCTGGATCAGTTTCGGGACCGGATGCGGAAGATCAAGCAGGATTTGGTTTTGATTCCCGGGGTGAAGGGGTTGCACGAGCAACTGGTCGCCAACGATCTCGTCAAGTCATTGTCACCGGAGACTGCTGCCATTGTCCTGCCGAGTCCATCGCGCTCGCCCGAGGTGCTCGACGTGGCCGTTCACGCCAATCCTCCCAAGCAGGACATCCTGTGGCAGTGGAATTTCGATCAGGACCAGCCGGGATACCTCCCCACTGGTTTCGTTCAGATGGGCTGGAACGATGAAGATGCATCTGTCTGGCAGGTTCAGGCCGTTCATGAGGCGACAGGCGAGATGCAACGGGTGGTTTGCTCTTCTGCCTGTCCGACACCCGACTGTGTGCGGCTCCTCGTCGCAGAGCACGTCAGATCCACCTATCCCGATGTGACCGTTCAGGTGCGCGCCCCAAACCAGGCCAACCAGAGCGAACTGGGCATCGCCATCGCCGTAACCGACCCAGACAATTATTATGCAATTACGCTTCAGCCAGAAACTGGCGCAGTGACGACACGACGTGTGATAAACGGCAGAGTAACTGTGCTGGGGCAAGTCACCGCGAAGCTCGCGCCGAAGCCCTGGCATACGATGCGCGTCCAACGGATCAATTTCCTGCATCTCGATAAGGGTCGATTGGCTGTGTATGTGGATGGTGCCCAGGTCGCGGCTGTCGAGGATACCGTGCTTCCTCAGGAAGGGCGGGTCGGCCTGATCGCGTCGGGTCCGTCAGCGGCGCAGTTCGACGGCCTCCATGTGCTGGACCTGGTTTCGAATCGGACCTTCTCCA
- a CDS encoding Sigma-54-dependent Fis family transcriptional regulator has product MTWQLLLVEDEASVREAFALRLEDQGYTVQTAGSGEECLTLLKSLEPDILVLDLMMPNLSGLDVLARVKQTSPNLLVILLTARGTVKDAVDATKLGAFDFVAKSIDMEDLQYALRRAVEFLTLQRQVQLQTGQDTERYALGRVIAESAVTHEFLVQIRELIKNDRITVLLQGETGTGKQYTGRVIHFNGARAQKPCIEVDCPSIPRELFESELFGHEKGSFTGAAGRKTGLIEIAEGGTVLFDEIGDLPLTLQTKLLRVLEERTLRRVGGSATIPVDVRFMAATNRNLKEAVTKGEFREDLYFRLNVVALTVPPLRERSEDIIPLAQQFLTRSALSLGKPARLIGESAHALLRRYSFPGNVRELSNLIERAVLFCQGDTLESRHFPSDVQGDPSGPLAVTAHPAFTSSTTTDLSQISLSFRLGESLADLEDRIINEVLRRSGGNKTQAAKHLGVTRWMLDRRRKPLA; this is encoded by the coding sequence ATGACGTGGCAACTCCTGTTGGTGGAAGACGAAGCATCGGTCCGCGAGGCGTTCGCACTGCGCCTTGAGGATCAAGGGTATACGGTACAGACGGCTGGGTCCGGAGAAGAATGTTTGACCCTCCTAAAGTCTTTGGAACCGGATATTCTCGTCCTGGACCTCATGATGCCGAACCTGTCCGGCTTGGACGTGCTCGCCCGTGTCAAACAAACCTCGCCGAACTTGCTGGTTATTCTGTTGACCGCCAGAGGCACGGTGAAAGATGCCGTCGACGCGACCAAGCTAGGTGCCTTTGACTTTGTCGCCAAGTCGATCGACATGGAGGATCTCCAATACGCGCTCAGACGTGCCGTCGAATTCTTGACACTCCAACGTCAAGTTCAGTTGCAAACCGGACAAGATACCGAACGCTATGCCCTTGGCCGTGTGATCGCCGAGAGCGCCGTCACGCATGAATTCCTCGTGCAGATCCGTGAATTGATCAAGAACGACCGAATCACGGTCCTCTTGCAGGGTGAAACCGGGACCGGCAAACAATACACCGGCCGGGTCATTCACTTTAACGGGGCACGCGCTCAGAAGCCTTGCATTGAGGTCGACTGCCCGTCCATCCCCCGTGAGTTGTTCGAAAGCGAGCTTTTTGGGCATGAAAAGGGTTCGTTCACTGGTGCCGCAGGTAGAAAGACGGGTTTGATCGAGATCGCCGAAGGTGGGACCGTGCTGTTCGACGAGATCGGTGATCTCCCCCTCACGCTCCAGACTAAACTCCTCCGAGTGCTCGAAGAACGGACGTTGCGCCGTGTAGGTGGGTCGGCCACCATCCCGGTTGATGTTCGGTTCATGGCCGCTACAAACCGAAACCTGAAGGAGGCAGTGACCAAAGGCGAATTTCGCGAGGATCTCTATTTCCGGTTGAACGTCGTCGCCTTGACCGTTCCCCCGTTACGCGAACGGTCCGAAGACATCATTCCTTTGGCCCAGCAGTTTCTTACCCGGTCGGCTCTCTCGCTTGGGAAACCGGCGCGTCTTATCGGAGAGAGCGCACATGCGCTTTTACGCCGATACTCCTTTCCAGGTAATGTGCGTGAGTTGAGCAATCTGATCGAACGTGCGGTTCTCTTTTGCCAGGGAGATACGCTCGAATCGCGACATTTCCCATCGGATGTGCAGGGCGATCCTTCTGGACCACTTGCAGTTACCGCCCATCCCGCATTCACTTCTTCAACCACGACAGACCTCTCTCAGATCTCTTTGTCGTTTCGCCTTGGCGAATCCTTGGCCGATCTCGAGGACCGCATCATTAATGAAGTGCTCCGACGTTCCGGCGGAAATAAGACTCAGGCTGCCAAGCACCTCGGCGTGACGCGCTGGATGCTAGACCGACGACGGAAGCCCCTTGCTTGA
- a CDS encoding hypothetical protein (conserved protein of unknown function) — MSPGHELLHSRRPRLKNRPMPSSQSKFPVQANKPEVAAAEVLAWVSDCLEGGLCFIARGILIFENAQFGELVEAAAVPLDRPGPEEAMLRSRLFTDAIAWNKETLGTRGSKTYRLTDREGQALVYECRYNVVPYHGATGVLLVLQDVTEHTALAQEASQVARFQSVLARIGTLAVSDAPAQELMSEAVRRTADALDLDLCKILAPRDSDDHLAVVAGIGLEPELIGKLTIEGGTHSQAGYAIRERLPVVVRDLRKETRFTPSKLLTEHGGIAGMCVPMLVEDRVYGAMTAHSKSVRDFTVKELEFLCTVANTVATVLERRRRAETQRDLYHRLFMSAQDGIMLTDTEGCILEWNPALERMTGWTRDEALGRRPAILKSGKHPPEFYERLWQAIRAGLPFVDRFVNRRKDGSEFLVWESVSPVKDPDGTTQSYLAILTDLSEREQMLEALRHAEQVKLVGQLAGGILHEVRNPLIGLGSLATHLAEQEQLPRTARDRCALIAREAARIDELLESHLGQLRPRQFDLQPCNLSSLIDDMLTLLRPNLQKQRIVVEKRIAEVPLVEGSRAHLQQAFLNISMNAIDAMSNGGKLTIRAALMTKQGSGISVTFSDTGKGIEPEDLQRIFEPFFTNGKAKGVGLGLTITHDIVERHGGQLAISSPPGSGAIVEVWLPLKRDM; from the coding sequence ATGTCCCCTGGACATGAACTCCTGCACAGCCGGAGGCCGCGCCTGAAGAATCGCCCTATGCCCTCTTCTCAATCCAAATTTCCAGTTCAAGCCAACAAACCCGAAGTAGCCGCTGCCGAGGTGCTGGCCTGGGTAAGCGATTGCCTGGAAGGGGGACTCTGTTTTATCGCCAGAGGCATTCTGATTTTCGAGAACGCGCAATTCGGCGAACTGGTCGAGGCGGCGGCCGTACCGCTAGACCGGCCCGGTCCCGAAGAGGCGATGTTACGATCTCGGCTCTTCACCGATGCGATAGCCTGGAACAAGGAAACCTTAGGCACCAGAGGTAGCAAGACCTATCGTCTCACCGATCGCGAGGGCCAAGCGCTCGTCTACGAGTGCCGCTACAACGTCGTGCCCTACCATGGAGCAACCGGCGTGCTCTTGGTCTTACAGGATGTCACCGAACATACGGCGCTGGCGCAGGAAGCCTCGCAAGTCGCGCGTTTTCAATCGGTACTGGCCCGCATCGGGACGTTAGCCGTCAGCGATGCCCCGGCACAGGAGTTGATGAGCGAAGCCGTGCGGCGTACCGCAGATGCCCTCGACCTCGATCTGTGCAAGATCCTCGCCCCACGGGACTCAGACGATCACCTAGCCGTGGTGGCAGGCATCGGTCTTGAGCCAGAGCTGATCGGCAAATTGACGATCGAGGGCGGGACACACTCACAAGCCGGCTACGCGATCCGCGAGCGGTTACCGGTCGTCGTACGGGACCTGCGGAAGGAAACGCGCTTCACCCCATCCAAACTCCTGACGGAGCATGGAGGTATTGCAGGCATGTGTGTGCCGATGCTGGTGGAAGACCGGGTGTACGGCGCCATGACGGCCCATTCCAAGTCTGTTCGCGACTTTACGGTCAAGGAGCTTGAGTTTCTCTGTACGGTGGCCAACACCGTGGCGACGGTGCTGGAACGACGACGTCGTGCCGAGACCCAGCGGGATCTCTATCATCGCTTGTTCATGTCGGCACAGGATGGGATCATGTTGACCGATACTGAAGGCTGTATCCTTGAATGGAATCCGGCATTGGAACGGATGACGGGTTGGACACGCGATGAGGCACTCGGCCGGCGACCGGCGATCTTGAAATCCGGCAAACATCCACCGGAATTCTACGAACGACTCTGGCAAGCGATCCGAGCCGGATTGCCGTTTGTGGATCGTTTCGTCAACCGCCGAAAGGACGGCTCGGAGTTCTTGGTCTGGGAAAGTGTCAGCCCCGTCAAGGATCCCGACGGAACCACGCAATCCTATCTGGCGATACTCACCGACCTCAGCGAGCGAGAACAAATGCTGGAAGCCTTGCGCCATGCCGAACAGGTCAAATTGGTGGGACAACTGGCCGGAGGCATATTGCACGAGGTGCGCAATCCATTGATCGGACTTGGAAGTCTGGCGACTCATCTCGCGGAACAAGAACAATTGCCTCGCACCGCCAGAGACCGCTGCGCACTGATTGCACGCGAGGCAGCTCGCATCGACGAACTGCTGGAATCGCATCTAGGTCAGCTACGGCCTCGACAGTTTGATCTCCAACCCTGCAACCTCTCATCTCTCATCGATGACATGTTGACACTGCTGAGACCGAATCTGCAAAAACAGCGGATTGTCGTCGAGAAACGCATCGCGGAGGTTCCTTTAGTGGAAGGCTCTCGTGCCCACTTGCAGCAAGCCTTTCTCAATATTTCGATGAATGCGATCGATGCTATGTCGAATGGAGGAAAGTTGACGATCAGAGCTGCACTCATGACAAAACAAGGTTCGGGTATCTCGGTGACGTTTTCTGATACCGGTAAAGGGATTGAGCCCGAAGATCTGCAGCGAATTTTCGAGCCGTTTTTTACGAATGGGAAGGCTAAGGGAGTCGGCCTGGGTTTGACGATCACCCATGACATCGTCGAGCGACACGGCGGACAATTGGCAATTAGCAGCCCTCCGGGAAGTGGAGCAATAGTCGAAGTGTGGCTCCCCCTGAAACGAGATATGTAG
- a CDS encoding hypothetical protein (conserved exported protein of unknown function) yields MKALSWVKTGVLPVIAGMALLMAPTALAGDKSAVSGRGMELKPKVVTQDKPNVKDLDEEVSHLEVVDSNGNAYLLIPLKTGHGQSPVVAQDGKITVEYVHPYAGRLGN; encoded by the coding sequence ATGAAAGCACTAAGCTGGGTCAAAACAGGAGTTCTCCCGGTCATCGCTGGGATGGCCTTGCTCATGGCACCGACCGCATTGGCTGGTGATAAGTCGGCCGTGAGTGGCAGGGGTATGGAACTCAAGCCCAAGGTTGTCACACAGGACAAGCCGAACGTGAAGGACCTGGACGAGGAGGTATCGCATCTGGAAGTGGTGGATTCGAACGGAAACGCCTATCTCCTTATTCCACTCAAGACAGGTCATGGCCAGAGCCCAGTGGTGGCGCAAGACGGAAAGATCACTGTGGAATATGTGCACCCATACGCAGGACGACTCGGTAATTAG
- a CDS encoding hypothetical protein (conserved protein of unknown function) yields MNREKQKDHRNKMTGVAPDSIDPSVQREIARRAYELYLERGGMLGHEMEDWLQAEREILKEERP; encoded by the coding sequence ATGAATAGGGAGAAGCAGAAGGATCATAGGAATAAGATGACTGGAGTTGCACCAGACAGCATTGATCCATCGGTACAAAGAGAGATCGCTAGGCGTGCCTACGAGCTCTATCTGGAACGAGGCGGCATGCTTGGGCACGAAATGGAAGATTGGCTCCAGGCCGAACGGGAGATTCTCAAGGAAGAGCGACCGTGA
- a CDS encoding hypothetical protein (conserved protein of unknown function) — translation MNKVIAILSFVVVWYATADVSWAERHVSISTEREGRVLMLAGDDEFVGPVLRPEGLSQQAEQPSWNRFSLTPTDLYHPAGGERHHPVPSRSFIAPDGVALMFSWPFASTPTSQLGPRAAQKEPQLNLDTGETEYRSW, via the coding sequence ATGAACAAGGTTATCGCCATTCTCAGTTTCGTCGTGGTCTGGTATGCCACCGCGGATGTCTCATGGGCTGAGAGGCATGTATCCATTTCAACGGAAAGGGAGGGACGTGTGCTCATGCTCGCGGGAGACGATGAATTTGTCGGACCGGTTCTGAGGCCCGAGGGCTTGTCGCAACAGGCTGAACAACCATCCTGGAATCGGTTCAGCCTGACCCCTACCGATCTATATCACCCGGCGGGTGGCGAACGGCATCATCCTGTGCCGTCCCGAAGCTTCATTGCCCCGGATGGGGTCGCACTGATGTTCAGTTGGCCGTTCGCGAGTACGCCAACGTCTCAGTTGGGCCCACGGGCAGCGCAGAAAGAACCGCAGCTCAACTTGGACACTGGAGAGACCGAGTATCGCTCTTGGTGA
- a CDS encoding Carbonic anhydrase codes for MLTTDVGRRQLLHTVLSGAVLGAAAQAGIELGSPRKLHAQIGLSPDEALQEMLTGNQRFAANQLTSIRHDLIIMKERTVNKQAPFAAVLTCADSRIPVELVFDQTIGHIFVTRVAGNVVTPEIVASLEFGVAVLGVKALLVIGHSNCGAVKAAMTTENVPGQISVLYQRIHPAIEKSGGNLEKAIHANSKIQAELLRASSTVIREATKAGQLRVDSAVYDLATGKVSVI; via the coding sequence ATGTTAACCACAGATGTCGGTAGGAGGCAATTGCTTCACACAGTCTTGTCTGGAGCGGTCCTTGGAGCGGCAGCGCAGGCAGGAATCGAGCTCGGCTCCCCTCGAAAGCTTCATGCCCAAATCGGTCTGAGTCCCGATGAAGCACTACAAGAAATGCTCACAGGTAACCAACGCTTCGCCGCCAATCAGCTGACCTCGATCAGGCACGATCTAATCATCATGAAAGAACGGACGGTCAATAAACAAGCGCCGTTTGCGGCGGTACTCACCTGTGCCGATTCTCGCATACCAGTAGAGTTGGTCTTTGATCAGACAATCGGCCACATCTTTGTCACGAGAGTGGCCGGCAATGTGGTGACCCCGGAGATTGTAGCCAGCCTAGAATTTGGCGTCGCGGTCCTTGGTGTTAAGGCTCTGCTTGTGATCGGCCATAGTAATTGTGGAGCAGTGAAGGCCGCGATGACGACGGAGAACGTCCCCGGGCAAATCAGCGTCTTGTATCAACGTATCCATCCGGCAATAGAAAAGTCTGGCGGCAATCTCGAAAAAGCCATTCACGCCAATTCCAAGATCCAGGCTGAGTTGCTGCGCGCCTCCTCTACCGTGATCCGCGAGGCAACCAAAGCCGGACAATTGCGCGTAGACTCTGCGGTGTATGATCTCGCGACAGGGAAGGTCAGTGTAATTTGA